A genome region from Erigeron canadensis isolate Cc75 chromosome 3, C_canadensis_v1, whole genome shotgun sequence includes the following:
- the LOC122591473 gene encoding proteoglycan 4-like encodes MFVLRLSKQVHQKKKKGSSSKGKKLKRKTPAEPSSLTSSEETISVSGSPRPIQSPPPKTTNLRRSPSPRTPSPQRPSSPIHQSSPLPSITTPEQPTIPQSVSTIPSSSFIRSPQPTYTQGRKKSILVNIRKTFKKFRFEYNRFQEIEQENVFTPDDDASDDDAN; translated from the coding sequence ATGTTCGTGTTAAGATTGAGTAAGCAAGTGcatcaaaagaagaagaaggggagCTCATCAAAAGGAAAGaaactcaaaagaaaaactCCTGCTGAACCTTCTTCTCTTACATCTTCTGAGGAGACAATATCTGTGTCTGGGTCTCCAAGACCAATCCAATCACCACCCCCCAAAACAACTAATTTAAGACGATCACCATCACCCCGAACACCATCACCTCAAAGACCATCATCACCAATTCATcaatcttcaccacttccttcaaTTACAACACCTGAACAACCAACTATACCACAATCTGTTTCAACCATACCTTCATCATCCTTTATCCGATCTCCTCAACCGACATATACTCAAGGCCGAAAGAAATCGATTCTAGTAAACATTCGAAAAACCTTTAAGAAATTTCGCTTTGAGTATAATCGATTTCAAGAAATTGAACAAGAAAATGTGTTTACTCCTGATGATGATGCATCTGATGATGATGCAAATTAG